A window of Deinococcus ruber genomic DNA:
TTCGAAGTCGGCTGGACGCTCGTTTTGCGCCCACTCTCATAAAATTTGTCAGGCCATCAGCAGTATAATCTTTTAATTTTTGATTATGCGGTCCTATTCTAATATATTCAGAATCGTCAAATGATGTTGGCATGTTTCTTACGGAAGGAATTTCAAGTATGACGAAGCTCTTACCTTCTTCATAATATCTATGAAATTTTATTTGTATTCTCGGTGAAACTTTTCTTATCAGCCAATTTTCAAGACTTTCGTTACCCACTTTCAATTTTAACGGATCAACCGTAGTCCCGATTCTATTTAAAGTGGAATTTTCAATCCCCCATATCAAATACCCAAACGGCTTTCCATGATAGGCTGCCGAATTTGACAAAGAGGAGATATATTCACCTATCCTATTTGGATCATTATTATTTACTTTAAATTCCAGCCACTCAAGCTCTTCTTGCAAGCTAAGTAGCCAATTGAATAATTCCGACATCCTATTTGATTGCATATATACCATCACCTTACCCGCACTTGCTATACCCGCACGCCCGGCACTTCAAGCAGCCTTCCTCACGGATAATGGCCCTCTCTTCGCACACTGGGCACTTCTCGCCTGCCATGTTGTCCACACTGACACCATGAGCCTGTGCCTCGGCGGGTGTGGCCTCAAATGTGTCGCTGC
This region includes:
- a CDS encoding AlbA family DNA-binding domain-containing protein codes for the protein MSELFNWLLSLQEELEWLEFKVNNNDPNRIGEYISSLSNSAAYHGKPFGYLIWGIENSTLNRIGTTVDPLKLKVGNESLENWLIRKVSPRIQIKFHRYYEEGKSFVILEIPSVRNMPTSFDDSEYIRIGPHNQKLKDYTADGLTNFMRVGAKRASSRLR